The Pleuronectes platessa chromosome 23, fPlePla1.1, whole genome shotgun sequence genome contains a region encoding:
- the LOC128430024 gene encoding uncharacterized protein LOC128430024 isoform X3 — protein MPPSQMHQMQQSQMPPSQMHQMQQSQMQPQQQPELSTIIPRPINHPPPQPVLSSMNFPQSQAPSSSQGPAKKPVSKGLPAPGMMYDYAAASPRAFPHTCSLCFKECSQMKDWISHQNTSLHLESCRVLRTKYPEWNGSIVLKPRDAGKDVKPSSSAPAQTHQQRQKKSSHESHSRSHSPRRHFSSEGRGGKRSRTRSPRSSRYSHSSRSRSRSRSPRYERHRSRSRSQERPGRRGERSPPKRSDMRRSPPKRSDMRRSSPRRSDTRRSPPGRTDMRRSPPGRTDMRRSPPGRTDMRRSPLRRTDMRRSPPRRTDERRSPPPRTYVKRSPLRRSDARRSPQKRSRERRLSSERSPSPRKSSTERLAQKLLQKTDVQSLSKQTDLEAVVKTLLAEITKMKSSSSSSTSSAKGGKNLKSTPAAGRIGSSSAASSSSSLSAAKKKTTTLTKAVLKKSDDSGSTKTKSGRPTSSPPTRVRLGGILKKVTHSDMVAVMEQFGEIESIVMHRQQLQSLVTFKKEEDAKKLKNLGELVMKGFPITVIKELDTKPKKTPLKKPAVPSVSTSQTSKSTKPTTVRKVPSTSVKTSLTRPKKPLASASAAKGTTAGKCTNQKAAVKGSSGLTKAKVSVPKPRTVSSKPIAKTAKSKLQQGKTVKVSKPKTSSLSKSVSELVPEVKVTAETAGDPTKVKVEEQAEDVTPESPISEKRTELKSKGLDSKVQQSVVVLEDSVKVETRDETVPELKHEPEPVTVDASAKEAGGAEPMELGETGVDVAEPMEEESCAEVKEEKLTKEEAAPDKSTESQQTTRKDESRPPAVPPPDTEADPKETADEASAQVPEPEAAAPESKSTESQPPTSNDETGPPTVPPASSQVQGPESTEPSAASGQVIEMEASGPASSTEDGEKTRMTQEDPASAVKNQMDPKSAEGADKVSTEPTAGAVSKPQPAGAKSPPADPHLTIGEMVEKLFNPRAISLVAKKTCSTKGKFLGLGRKTVMITNLPKYEDGPYTEADVASLLIPFGFEYSPYKIHVLPQICVAFVEMPSAVKAFHLITVFPQRGLTFKGNKLKFNVVNSGIKTDPMGFYKSAMKVMNYSVDDTEGRIIYVSNISPSEARDLREALRKISSVTNYLPLLNKVFIELESSLHADRLGVWYSLQEQAGGYSLCRLRHSWARDFKASRRLAAKALPPGASIPSVESEVPLCGFGPFWLTMATSPFVFPTHSPCFIIPDYLTVKRNMNMKKLNSQSSMFPTLMLTGLPDKGYSQEDVARLVWPYFPKQTLYSLNNNVIVLTLQRRAFVHFSNWRSCQGFIQDHIMRQIPFKRFALKAHFVLEYMYPESKEELMYKSMMKWSNSRVPDPQSLEDRLLCVEISESSVHIVKTVMKSVASIAKFVSFLPLANRICVEMVDSSGVAQVVEKLTSSSVKCIFGNKVKLVESVKSRKQRLEGSSEIFTNLEPEVESPPQSPPSECSDSDLQLLLQTSDSASAKPAAPNEPITGEAVAAEPSSTAAGDVAMEEDKEKVGPEVVLDSGDGPQVNEDVEKVTETEEVSTTATIDAPADGTSVPADSTTGVVASEKTSTDLPRINQDVFRAIKAAVHRHRLTQDMKTQSEENESSSNVSVKDEVTHQEKVQEDSHTSDVFTVNEPQFNIRDFVTVDEVAEDVEEMSPDPRSSSSSSGRKETQSSDASSAPKQTSIRSSTRSLKDSKSSASSSSKSPKDHMKRGSSSISTSVSPKKTKDSSKPTKSSSSSSASFLSLETSPSSCHKAQRSQTKSSRSSPAAGERVKKPSAAGERRPVSQREAAKESVVAKSDHKVAAEGIAAKTVESETKIEKSSAMHPSAEGKRFGLNQDQDMETDLKDTTLKDPEKGKEKKEEEEEEEDDDDEKYEILDSFDHRTNENIDDKSPEPESLQEENFQVLDSVDHEDDGEEACSEKMEEGSTEDKRATVQEDDKPAVEDSAIKYQQANNEDSFQVLDSGVKQAARGKGEVKRTQSKEEEVQAVMTSAESCKPSKEVQEPDDRIPEDEDQPPKVCDNKDSDVTEQETFEILDSIDDQTIMDQNTEEEDASKEVDSVTDQPTTTESESDNKKPDVTSRRDDRSSKRSGLRTRASKSEEKVKSPEKQDRVVKRSETPRDSTARLPQRDQDPEEEKVSEMVHSTEELVQEAAATERTDRRRSGRGKKEEKVTLNLTEASEKPDEDEEASYEILDSVEDETVTEEPVVMTRSTRGRRGRTTQKDQTKKEDTPTRSRRTPVRESQEKTLEMEKEASSKENSLTKRKDIAVREEIDEEATYEILDSVEDEVLQDDRPPTGGKRKRGRPKKAVKSTRKNPVTLKGDKEADDEEKVSYQILDSVEDEMVEDQPPTEESPKNEEEEPLYQVVDSVEDDQVQEELMTTEESKDETCPKEEEAAVQEDAPTCRTIVETSEKVVTKDLDHDPSAGLEKRESSSKANIKEEGTSTTTSQKDPTTPEVEKNQVSALVDLDEVSDEEEDYPDDIAEEKELRESKAAAKEKQLLMKEERRTREREERRTREKEERRTRERRSQSSSSSSSGGGDRRRTMERRREKEEEVDTKEMVTLDEVGADEAGEEVVSQGGEPGGLVTLDEIVEEEEEEEEGKCEQRRLEPRPPSKDEESLDCLNPEYLVTLDEAGEDEEEKPDEAEKTSTSAKRKYDDDTEENVNFVTVDEVGEVEEEEEEEEHKTPRTRGRAKKKTRKTPVRKSARGRKVEAKDEREEQEAGSCVAPPTSLDASSSPDKDPSSLLTDGQQEIQKEEEEEEEEEGAHPPAVEDLQPGGLEAEEEKVVSKRRKEIVGPEAKRSRSQSPSVPNDFKLPPFRANHPLGQEFVVPKFGYFCNICRVFYLSESSAKDVHCSSKAHYNNLQAHYQKLQQNPSGSSTPNSQGFISE, from the exons ATGCCACCGAGCCAGATGCACCAGATGCAGCAGAGCCAGATGCCACCGAGCCAGATGCACCAGATGCAGCAGAGCCAGAtgcaaccacagcagcagccagaaCTATCAACGATTATCCCTCGTCCCATCAATCATCCACCACCTCAGCCAGTCCTGAGCTCTATGAACTTTCCTCAGTCCCAGGCGCCTTCCAGCAGCCAGGGTCCGGCAAAGAAGCCAGTGTCCAAGGGTCTGCCAGCGCCGGGTATGATGTACGACTATGCGGCGGCCTCACCGAGAGCCTTTCCACATACCTGTTCTCTGTGTTTCAAAGAATGCTCTCAGATGAAG GATTGGATCTCCCACCAGAACACCAGTCTTCACCTTGAGAGCTGCAGAGTCCTCCGGACAAA ATACCCAGAGTGGAATGGTAGTATCGTACTCAAACCCAG GGATGCAGGGAAAGATGTCAAACCCTCGTCCTCAGCTCCTGCGCAGACTCACCAACAGCGTCAAAAGAAAAGTAGTCATGAGAGCCACTCCCGCTCCCACAGCCCTCGTCGCCACTTCAGCTCGGAGGGTCGAGGAGGGAAACGCAGCCGAACCCGATCACCGCGCAGCTCCAGATACTCTCACAG TTCCAGATCTCGTTCACGTTCCCGTTCTCCACGGTATGAACGTCATCGGTCGCGATCAAGGAGCCAGGAGAGACCGGGGAGAAGAGGTGAAAGGTCCCCACCGAAGAGGAGCGATATGAGAAGGTCCCCACCGAAGAGGAGCGACATGAGAAGGTCCTCTCCCAGGAGGAGCGACACGAGAAGGTCCCCTCCCGGGAGGACTGACATGAGAAGGTCCCCTCCAGGGAGGACTGACATGAGAAGGTCCCCTCCAGGGAGGACAGACATGAGAAGGTCTCCTCTCAGGAGGACTGACATGAGAAGGTCCCCTCCCAGGAGGACTGACGAGAGAAGGTCCCCTCCGCCGAGGACTTACGTGAAAAGGTCCCCGCTAAGACGGAGTGATGCGAGAAGGTCTCCACAAAAGAGGAGCCGAGAAAGACGATTGTCCTCAGAGCGGTCCCCTTCACCGAGAAAGAGCAGCACAGAGCGACTGGCACAGAAACTGCTGCAAAAAACAG ATGTCCAGTCTCTGTCCAAACAGACTGACCTGGAGGCTGTGGTTAAAACTTTACTTGCTGAGATAACCAAGATGAAATCTTCCTCCTCGTCATCCACTTCGTCGGCCAAGGGAGGGAAAAACCTGAAGTCTACTCCCGCTGCTGGAAGAAtaggctcctcctctgctgcctcttCATCATCGTCCCTCTCAGcagcgaagaagaagacgacaaCATTAACCAAGGCTGTCCTGAAGAAGAGTGATGATAGTGGTTCCACAAAGACTAAG tcagGTAGACCGACATCGTCACCTCCAACCAGGGTGAGGTTAGGAGGGATTCTTAAGAAGGTCACTCACAGTGATATGGTTGCTGTGATGGAGCAGTTTGGAGAAATCGAATCAATTGTAATGCATCGGCAACAACTGCAG TCACTGGTGACTTTTAAGAAAGAGGAAGACGCTAAGAAACTGAAGAACTTGGGGGAACTCGTCATGAAAGGATTCCCCATCACTGTCATCAAGGAGTTG GATACTAAGCCAAAGAAGACTCCTCTGAA AAAACCGGCTGTCCCCAGTGTCTCCACATCTCAAACCTCTAAATCCACAAAGCCCACGACCGTCAGAAAGGTTCCGTCTACATCTGTGAAAACCTCACTTACTCGTCCAAAAAAGCCTTTAGCTTCAGCCTCTGCAGCAAAGGGAACCACTGCAGGCAAATGTACCAATCAGAAAGCAGCTGTTAAAGGCTCATCCGGTCTCACTAAAGCCAAAGTCTCGGTTCCCAAACCCAGAACCGTCTCGTCCAAGCCGATCGCCAAAACGGCAAAATCTAAGCTGCAGCAAGGAAAGACTGTCAAGGTCAGTAAACCAAAGACCTCGAGCCTCAGTAAGAGTGTCTCAGAACTTGTCCCTGAAGTAAAGGTCACAGCggaaacagcaggagatccaaCAAAAGTCAAAGTTGAAGAACAAGCTGAAGATGTGACACCCGAATCCCCGATATCAGAAAAACGTACTGAGTTGAAGTCAAAAGGATTAGACTCAAAGGTTCAACAGTCTGTGGTGGTGCTGGAAGACTCAGTCAAGGTTGAGACGAGAGATGAGACAGTTCCTGAGCTGAAGCACGAACCGGAGCCTGTCACGGTCGATGCATCGGCTAAAGAAGCCGGAGGCGCTGAGCCGATGGAGCTCGGGGAAACGGGAGTGGACGTGGCAGAGCCGATGGAAGAAGAAAGTTGTGCTGAGgtcaaagaagaaaaactgaCAAAGGAGGAAGCTGCTCCTGACAAATCCACTGAGAGTCAACAAACAACCAGGAAAGATGAGAGCAGACCTCCTGCTGTTCCACCTCCAGACACAGAAGCTGATCCTAAAGAAACAGCTGATGAAGCGTCAGCACAGGTCCCAGAACCAGAGGCCGCAGCCCCGGAGTCCAAATCCACTGAGAGTCAACCACCAACCAGTAATGATGAGACCGGGCCCCCTACTGTTCCACCTGCGTCATCACAGGTCCAAGGCCCGGAGTCCACAGAACCGTCTGCAGCTTCCGGTCAGGTCATCGAGATGGAGGCTTCAGGACCTGCAAGCTCAACTGAAGACGGGGAGAAAACTAGAATGACACAAG AAGATCCTGCGTCTGCCGTGAAGAACCAAATGGATCCCAAATCCGCTGAGGGGGCCGACAAAGTTTCAACTGAGCCGACAGCCGGAGCAGTGAGCAAACCACAACCGGCTGGAGCCAAGTCTCCACCTGCAGATCCCCATCTGACGATCGGGGAGATGGTTGAAAAGCTCTTTAATCCACGAGCAATCT CGCTTGTAGCGAAGAAAACCTGCTCCACAAAAGGG AAGTTTCTTGGCCTGGGTCGGAAGACAGTGATGATCACCAACCTGCCGAAGTACGAGGACGGCCCCTACACGGAGGCAGACGTCGCCAGCCTGCTCATTCCATTCGGATTTGAATATTCACCATACAAAATCCATGTTCTTCCTCAGATTTGCGTG GCTTTCGTGGAGATGCCGTCAGCTGTCAAGGCCTTTCACCTCATCACCGTGTTTCCACAGAGAGGCCTCACCTTCAAAGGGAACAAACTGAAGTTTAACGTCGTAAACTCCGGCATCAAAACAGATCCG ATGGGGTTTTATAAATCGGCGATGAAGGTGATGAATTAT TCGGTGGACGACACAGAAGGGAGGATCATCTACGTCTCTAACATCTCACCGAGCGAAGCCCGAGACCTCAGGGAGGCTTTGAGAAAAATCAGTTCAGTCACAAACTACCTGCCTCTGCTCAAcaag GTTTTTATTGAACTTGAGTCCAGTCTTCATGCCGATCGGCTCGGAGTGTGGTACAGCCTCCAGGAACAAGCCGGTGGTTACTCACTGTGCCGGCTGAGACACTCATGGGCTAGAGACTTCAAAGCTT CGCGTAGGCTCGCTGCGAAGGCTCTCCCCCCCGGAGCGTCTATCCCCTCAGTGGAATCTGAGGTTCCACTGTGCGGCTTTGGACCGTTTTGGCTCACTATGGCTACGAGTCCCTTTGTGTTCCCCACCCATTCTCCTTGTTTCATCATCCCAG ATTATCTGACTGtcaaaagaaatatgaatatgaag aAGCTCAACAGTCAAAGTTCCATGTTCCCCACACTCATGTTGACCGGTTTGCCAGATAAAGGCTACAGTCAGGAGGACGTGGCCAGGCTGGTCTGGCCTTATTTCCCCAAACAAACTCTCTACTCTCTGAACAACAACGTGATCGTGCTGACTCtgcagaggagg GCCTTCGTGCATTTCAGCAATTGGAGGTCGTGCCAGGGTTTTATCCAAGATCACATCATGAGGCAGATTCCTTTCAAACGCTTTGCTCTCAAAGCCCACTTCGTCCTGGAGTACATGTATCCTGAGTCAAAAGAG GAGCTCATGTACAAATCCATGATGAAATGGAGCAACTCT CGTGTTCCAGATCCCCAGTCTCTGGAGGATCGGCTGCTCTGTGTGGAGATCTCTGAGAGCAGTGTCCACATCGTCAAGACGGTCATGAAATCTGTGGCGTCCATTGCTAAATTTGTCAGCTTCCTGCCGCTCGCCAACAGG ATCTGTGTGGAGATGGTTGACTCCAGTGGTGTAGCCCAGGTGGTGGAGAAGCTCACATCTTCCTCAGTGAAGTGCATATTCGG GAACAAAGTTAAACTTGTTGAATC tgtgAAGAGTCGAAAGCAGCGTCTTGAAGGCTCCAGTGAGATCTTCACAAACCTTGAACCTGAAGTCGAGTCTCCACCCCAGTCTCCTCCTTCTGAATGTTCAGATAGtgatctgcagcttcttcttcaaaCCAGTGACTCTGCGTCTGCAAAACCAGCAGCTCCGAATGAACCCATCACTGGTGAAGCTGTCGCAGCAGAACCGAGTTCCACGGCTGCAGGTGACGTAGCgatggaggaggacaaggagaaagTGGGACCTGAGGTCGTCCTGGACTCCGGTGATGGGCCTCAGGTAAATGAAGATGTAGAGAAAGTCACAGAGACGGAGGAGGTGTCAACAACAGCAACTATAGATGCTCCTGCTGATGGAACCAGTGTCCCAGCTGATTCCACCACCGGTGTGGTCGCCTCTGAAAAAACCAGCACAGATCTCCCTCGGATTAACCAGGACGTGTTCAGGGCCATCAAAGCAGCGGTTCACCGGCACAGACTGACCCAAGACATgaagacacagagtgaagagaACGAG AGCTCCAGCAACGTTAGTGTCAAGGATGAAGTCACACATCAAGAAAAG GTTCAGGAGGATTCACACACTTCAGACGTCTTCACTGTTAATGAGCCACAATTCAACATCAGGGACTTTGTCACTGTTGATGAAGTTGCTGAAGATGTGGAAGAAATGAGCCCTGACCCCCGtagctcctcgtcctcctcagggagaaaagaaacacagagctCAGACGCTTCATCTGCTCCAAAACAAACCTCCATTAGATCCTCCACCAGATCCTTGAAAGACTCTAAGAGCTCCgcatcttcctcctccaagTCACCCAAAGACCACATGAAGAGAGGCTCGTCTTCTATCTCGACCTCTGTGTCGCCAAAAAAGACGAAGGACTCATCTAAGCCGACCaaatcctcttcctcatcctctgcctcttttctgtctcttgaaacctctccctcctcttgtcACAAGGCACAGAGGAGCCAGACGAAGTCCTCAAGATCGTCCCCAGCTGCAGGTGAAAGGGTAAAGAAGCCATCAGCAGCAGGGGAGCGTCGCCCTGTGtcacagagagaagcagcaaaAGAGAGTGTAGTGGCAAAGTCTGACCACAAAGTGGCAGCAGAGGGCATTGCTGCAAAAACTGTTGAGTCAGAGACCAAAATAGAAAAATCCTCAGCGATGCATCCATCTGCAGAGGGAAAGAGATTCGGGTTGAACCAAGACCAGGATATGGAGACTGATTTAAAGGACACCACACTCAAAGACCCGGAGAAAGgcaaagagaaaaaggaagaagaagaagaggaggaggatgatgatgatgaaaagtaCGAAATCCTTGATTCCTTCGATCAcagaacaaatgaaaacatagatGACAAGTCACCTGAACCTGAGAGTTTGCAAGAGGAAAACTTTCAGGTCTTGGACAGCGTCGACCACGAAGACGATGGTGAAGAAGCTTGTTCTGAGAAGATGGAAGAAGGTTCAACAGAGGACAAAAGAGCAACAGTTCAAGAGGATGACAAGCCTGCAGTCGAAGACTCTGCAATTAAATATCAGCAGGCAAATAATGAGGATAGTTTCCAGGTGTTAGATTCAGGTGTCAAACAAGCTGCGAGGGGCAAAGGAGAAGTGAAGAGAACACAAagtaaagaggaggaggtcCAAGCTGTGATGACATCAGCAGAATCCTGCAAACCCTCCAAAGAGGTCCAAGAACCTGATGATCGAATCCCAGAAGATGAAGACCAGCCTCCTAAAGTCTGTGACAACAAAGACAGTGATGTTACTGAACAAGAAACCTTTGAGATATTGGATTCAATTGACGATCAGACGATAATGGACCAAAACACTGAAGAGGAGGATGCCTCTAAGGAAGTGGATTCTGTTACAGATCAGCCAACAACTACAGAGTCTGAGTCTGACAACAAGAAACCTGACGTGACTTCCAGAAGAGATGATAGATCCTCAAAGAGGAGTGGCCTGAGGACCAGAGCATCCAAAAGTGAAGAGAAGGTCAAATCACCAGAGAAACAGGACAGGGTGGTGAAAAGATCAGAAACACCACGAGACTCCACTGCAAGACTTCCTCAAAGAGACCAAGAccctgaagaggagaaggtgTCTGAGATGGTCCATTCCACTGAGGAACTGGTTCAAGAAGCGGCCGCCACAGAAAGGACTGATAGAAGAAGGAgtggaagaggaaagaaagaggagaaagtgacTCTGAATCTCACTGAAGCATCTGAAAAAccagatgaagatgaggaggctTCGTATGAAATCTTAGACTCTGTGGAGGACGAGACTGTGACTGAGGAACCGGTCGTTATGACAAGATCCACCAGAGGAAGAAGGGGAAGGACGACTCAGAAAGACCAAACAAAGAAAGAGGACACACCGACAAGAAGTCGACGCACTCCTGTCAGAGAGTCACAGGAAAAAACTCTAGAGATGGAGAAGGAAGCATCTTCAAAAGAGAACTCACTAACAAAGAGGAAAGACATCGCTGTAAGAGAGGAAATAGATGAGGAAGCCACCTATGAAATATTAGATTCTGTGGAGGACGAGGTTCTTCAGGATGACCGGCCCCCTACAGGAGGGAAAAGGAAGAGGGGAAGACCAAAGAAAGCTGTTAAATCAACTAGAAAAAACCCTGTAACACTGAAGGGCGACAAAGAGGCTGATGATGAAGAAAAGGTGTCGTATCAGATTCTGGATTCTGTGGAGGATGAGATGGTTGAAGATCAACCTCCCACAGAAGAATCGCCCAaaaacgaggaggaggagcctttGTATCAAGTTGTAGATTCTGTGGAAGATGATCAGGTTCAGGAGGAGTTGATGACCACTGAGGAGTCAAAAGATGAAACTTGTccaaaagaggaggaagcagctgtTCAAGAAGATGCACCAACGTGTAGGACCATTGTGGAAACTTCTGAAAAAGTGGTCACCAAGGATTTAGATCATGATCCGTCTGCTGGtctggaaaagagagaaagctcATCCAAGGCAAACATCAAGGAAGAAGGTACATCAACGACAACGTCTCAAAAAGATCCCACAACACCAGAAGTGGAGAAGAACCAAGTGAGTGCTCTGGTGGACCTGGATGAAGtgagtgatgaggaggaagattaCCCTGACGACATAGCTGAGGAGAAAGAACTGAGGGAGAGCAAAGCTGCTGCTAAAGAGAAGCAACTCCtcatgaaggaggagaggaggaccagggagagagaggagaggaggaccagagagaaagaggagaggaggaccagGGAGCGAAGgagccagagcagcagcagcagcagcagtggaggaggagacaggaggaggacgaTGGAAAGGAGacgggaaaaggaggaggaggtagacaCCAAGGAGATGGTGACTCTGGATGAGGTGGGAGCAGATGAGGCTGGAGAGGAGGTGGTGTCACAGGGTGGAGAACCGGGGGGGCTCGTCACTCTGGATGAAATcgtagaagaggaagaggaagaggaggagggaaaatgTGAACAAAGGAGGCTGGAGCCCCGCCCACCCAGCAAGGACGAAGAGTCCCTGGACTGCTTGAACCCGGAG tatTTGGTGACTCTAGATGAAGcaggtgaggatgaggaggagaagccggACGAAGCAGAGAAAACATCAACATCTGCTAAACGCAAATACGATGACGACACAG AGGAGAACGTGAACTTTGTGACGGTGGATGAAGTGGGAGAggttgaagaagaggaggaggaggaagaacataAAACTCCCAGGACAAGAGGCCGAGCCAAGAAGAAAACCAGAAAGACGCCAG TGAGAAAATCTGCTCGAGGGAGGAAAGTTGAGGCAAAAGATGAGAGAGAAGAACAGGAAGCCGGCTCCTGTGTGGCCCCGCCCACTTCCCTGGACGCCTCATCGTCCCCGGACAAAGATCCTTCATCGTTACTGACTGACgggcagcaggagatccagaaggaggaggaggaggaggaggaggaggaaggagcgcACCCTCCTGCTGTGGAGGACCTGCAGCCTGGGGGcctggaggcagaggaggagaaag TTGTGAGtaaaaggaggaaggagattgTCGGACCTGAAGCAAAGAGATCTCGTTCTCAGTCTCCTTCGGTTCCTAACGACTTCAAGCTGCCGCCATTCAGAGCCAACCATCCCCTCG